A window of the Hordeum vulgare subsp. vulgare chromosome 5H, MorexV3_pseudomolecules_assembly, whole genome shotgun sequence genome harbors these coding sequences:
- the LOC123396103 gene encoding major pollen allergen Cor a 1 isoforms 5, 6, 11 and 16-like, with protein MVVGCVITEQCALAVSTERLWKVVYSGEDTAALPKACAGFIDAVDVEGDGGPGSVFTMTLSPAAAELSGSDVMKSRVVARDNAARVFKTEVLEGDKVSGQLKSQAVEMKLEAAGDGACVAKLRVEYERLDGGGALSAEDQAALAAGYLDLLKMVEAYLVAHPAEYA; from the coding sequence ATGGTCGTCGGCTGTGTCATCACCGAGCAGTGCGCCCTGGCGGTGTCGACAGAGCGGCTGTGGAAGGTGGTCTACTCCGGCGAGGACACGGCCGCCCTGCCCAAGGCCTGCGCAGGATTCATCGACGCCGTGGACGTCGAGGGCGACGGCGGACCCGGCAGCGTCTTCACCATGACGCTCagcccggcggcggcggagctgtcAGGCTCGGACGTGATGAAGAGCCGCGTGGTGGCGCGCGACAACGCGGCCAGGGTGTTCAAGACAGAGGTGCTGGAGGGCGACAAGGTAAGTGGCCAGCTCAAGTCACAGGCGGTCGAGATGAAGCTCGAGGCGGCCGGGGATGGTGCTTGCGTGGCAAAGCTCAGGGTAGAGTACGAGAGGCTGGACGGCGGCGGGGCGCTGTCGGCGGAGGACCAGGCGGCGCTCGCCGCCGGGTACCTCGACCTGCTCAAGATGGTCGAGGCATACCTGGTCGCCCATCCTGCCGAGTACGCCTAA